GTAATTGAGGTTAACGTAAAATTCGTAGTTGGGGTCTTTGAGCGTGACCGTAGTCAATGTCGTGTTGGCGTCGAGTTGCCGGGTGTCGGATTTCTGGAACTTGAGAGCTGTGGACATGTGGCCGTCCGCATGGATGGCATGCAGGGCGGGTTCCCCCCAGAATTGGAAGTCATTTGTGCTATTGATCGTAGGATAAGCGGGGTTTTTGGATGCTCCATGCCGGAACATGCCTGCCGTATCCGTTTCCGAGCCGATATGTTGCTGGAAAACGTTGTTGTCCTTGTCAACCAGCAGGGAAATGCCGATATCGTCGGTACCGGCCTGGATGACGGTGGCGTCAGGTATGGCGACGGGTTTGCCGGATTCCATCGTAATAACGGCATCCGCCCAGTCGGCATGGTCGTAATTTTTACCATCGGGACCGGCCAGGGCTTCGAGTACCAGCTTGTTGACGCCTTTGAGGGATACGTCGATTTTGTGGGGTTCTTCACCTGCTTTGACGACGCCGGAATCAAAGAGCACTTTGCCGTCTCCCGTGACGCGGAAGGTTACGGTACCCGGACCTCCGGCGTTGTCATCGACACCGGCAAGCGCCGTAAAGCGTTCTCCCCTGCCGCCCAGGTCAATGATCATTTTGCTGTCGGCATGGGTACCTACTCCTTTGTATTCCTTGCCCTTCAGACTGATGGGTTTTCCGGAGGAGGACCTGTCGGCGCGGACGGAACCGAATCCGGCCGTCATCATGTTGAGATTTAATGAAGAGAGAGGAACGTTCTCTCCGGCTTCCGCGGAGATGCTTGTAAGGCTAAAAGTAAGAAGGAACAGGAGGAAAGGTGTTTTTTTCATGGATAGGATGGGAGGTGACGGATCTTCCGCCTCTTTCCATATACGGGCATGAGGGAGGGAATCTTTCAGGAGAGGCAGGGAGGAGGATTCTCCGGAGAACAATCGGCTGCATCCATGGAAAGGATGTTTTCGATGCCGCATCGGACCATGCTCTCGACAGCTTCCAGAGTGTAGAAGGCCATGTGCTGGGTCATGACGGTGTTCGGAAACTGGCGGATGTAGGCCATGTCGCGGTTGCTGATGATGTCGCTGCGGCGGTCCTGGTGGAAAATGCTTTCCTCATTTTCGAAAACATCTACGCCCAGGGCTCCGATCTTTTGGGATTCGATGCCTTCAATCAGGGCATTGACCTCAATCAGGGAACCGCGGGCCGTATTGATGAGAATGACTCCGTCTTTCATCTGGGCAAGAGTGTCGCGGTTGATGAGGTGGCGAGTGCTTTCCGTCAAACTCACGTGCAGGGTAATGATATCGCTTAGGCGGAACAGGTCGTCGAGAGGGACGTATTCCGCCAGCCCTGACAAAGATGGATTCTCGTGGCGCGAACTGGCCAGGATGCGGCAGCCGAATCCGCTCAGGCTGTGAATGACTGCCGTCCCGACGGAACCGGTGCCAATGACGCCTACCGTCAAATGCCTCATTTCGCGGCCTTGAAGCCCTGTGAGTGAATAGTCGTTGACGTTGCCGCGGAACAGAGCTTGCTTATACTTACGCAGGCAGTTGAGCATCAGCATAATGGTGAAATCGGCAATGCCGTGGATCGAATACTCGGCATGGCTGATCTGGATCCCGAATTCTTCGGCGGCCCGGATATCGATATGATTGACTCCGACCGTACGAGAGGAAACGTAACGGATGTTCATCTTCCGGAGTTCTTGTAGCAGGGAGCGGTTCAGCCGGCTTTGTCCGAGTGTCGTGACCCCCTCGCATCCTTCCGCCAGAGCCAGAGTGGAAGGGGAGAGAGGACAAGGGTGGAGATGCAGAGTCAGCCCCTCCCGGTTCCCGTATCGGGCGAAGAAGGGTCTCTCGTCATCCCGGACTTCAAAAGCGGCTATGTTCATAGGTATGATTGAGAGGAAATATAACAGAAATGCCTGGGCCATCAATAAACATCTCCCCGGTTTCGGGAAGGGTTTCTCCAAAAACGCTTTGGCAATTTTCCGGATCAAGCCATTCTTGAAAAGGGAACAGCTCCTCCTTCAGGCGGACCATGCCGAAGATATTCGTCTGTAGTTTGTCAGTGCTGTAACAGATACGGTATCGTTGTGGTCTACACAATATGAATATGTCTTGCCATCACTCAAAGCCGCAGGAGGATGCTCCGGGCGGTTGCGCCAGGGATCCTGTGTGTGGTATGGATGTTTCCCCGGATTCTCCCTTGAAAACATCTTTCAAGGGAAGGGAATACCATTTCTGCAGCAGGCATTGTCTGGAGAAATTCGAAGCAAATCCCGAACAATATATCGGTGATTCCCAGCTGGTTTCCACGGTTCCCGTACCGGAAGGGACTTTTTATACCTGCCCGATGCATCCCGAGGTACGGCTGGACCATCCCGGTTCCTGTCCTAAATGCGGCATGGCATTGGAACCGGAGATTCCTTCAGCCGGAGAACAGGAGGAAAACCCGGAGCTGGCGGATTTTAAGCGGAGGTTCTATGGTTCCCTGCCGTTTACCGTCGTATTATCCGTACTGGCGATGGGAGGGCATGTGACCGATTTGATGAGACCTTCGGTTCAGAATTGGGTGGAATTGGCTTTGGCCGTTCCCGTGGTTTTGTGGGCCGGATGGCCGTTGCTGGTTCGTGGGTGGGATTCCGTCCGGACGGGCAACCCCAACATGTGGACGTTAATCGGCCTTGGAACGGTGGTTTCTTTCCTGTACAGCGTGGCGGCTACGGTAGCGCCGGGCTGGTTTCCGGTTACCTTTATGTCCCATGGCACCATTCCGGTGTATTTCGAGGCCGCGGCTATTATCATGACATTGAGCCTTCTGGGGCAGATCCTTGAAAATATGGCCCGTGCGCGGACGGCGGAAGCCATCCGTTCCCTGATCAATCTGGCTCCGGTTTCGGCCCGGGTTGTCTTGCCTGACGGGACTGAAAAGGATATTCCTCTCGGCGGGGTGCATCCGGGAGATATTCTGCGGGTGTGCCCGGGAGAAAAAGTACCTGTGGACGGGACTCTGCGGGACGGGGAGAGCGATGTGGACGAGTCCATGCTGACGGGAGAGCCGATACCGGTGCCGAGAAGGCCCGGAGACCGTTTGATTGGGGCGACTCTCAATACGACCGGCACCTTCACAATGACGGCGGAGGCCGTCGGGAGCGACACGGTGCTGTCGAGGATCGTCGGCCAGGTTGCCCAGGCGCAACGCTCCAAAGCTCCCATGCAGAGGATCGCGGACCGGGTAGCCCGGTATTTTGTCCTGGCTGTCGTGATCATTGCCGTCTTGACGTTTTTAAGCTGGGGGATCTGGGGTACGTATCCGAGTTGGGGGCACGGGTTTATCAATGCCGTGGCCGTGTTGATAGTAGCGTGTCCGTGTGCATTGGGACTGGCAACGCCCATGTCGATGATGGTGGCATCGGGCAAGGCCGCTTCGCTCGGCATCCTGTTCCGTGATGCCGCGGCTTTGGAGGCGCTTCGCAAGGTGAACATGCTGGTCGTTGATAAGACAGGCACGCTGACGGAGGGGCGCCCCGGTATGAGCGGTATGAATGTGTTGCAGAAGGATGGAGAAGATGCCTTGCTGGCTTTGTGCGCTTCTCTGGAAAGGAACAGTGAACACCCGATTGCCAGGGCTTTCGTCCGCGAGGCCGAACACAGGAAGTTGGCGTTTTCTCCGGTGGAGGGCTTTATGTCCCATCCCGGAGGCGGAGTATCCGGCCGTGTGGAGGGTCGCGATGTTCTCTTGGGTTCTGCCGAGATGCTTCAAGACAGCAAGGTCGATGTCCTTCCTCTGGCGTCATGGACGGAACAGGAGAGGGGCAGGGGAGAAGTTGTCCTTTTTGCCGCTGTTGACGGCAAGCTTGCCGGGGCGTTCTCCCTGTCCGACAAATTGAGGGAATCCACGAAAGATGCCTTGGCCGCCTTGAAACAACGCGGCATCCATATTGTCATGGCTTCCGGCGATGCTCCGGCTACCGCCGGGTTCATTGCCCGTGAGCTGGGAATTGTCGAATACCATGGCGGCATGACTCCCGCCGGCAAGCAGAAACTTGTGCAATCTCTCAAGGCAAAAGGCTACGTGGTCGCCATGGCGGGAGACGGCGTCAATGATGCCCCGGCTCTGGCGGAAGCCGACGTCGGCATTGCCATGGGAACCGGAGCCGACGTGGCGATGCAAAGTTGTGCCGTAACTTTGGTCAAAGGCAATTTGAAGGTCGTCTCCACGGCGTTCGACCTTTCGGCGGCTACCGTCGGAAACATGAAATCCAATCTGGCGTTTGCGTTCGTGTACAACGGATTGGGGATTCCGATCGCGGCGGGCGCGCTCTATCCCGTCTGGGGGATTCTGATGTCGCCGGTCATTGCTGCCGCGGCCATGTGCCTCAGCTCCGTATCGGTCATCCTGAATGCTTTGCGGCTGCGCAGGTTTCATCCGGAAAACCGGGAAGCCTAGGGATTACAAGGGGCAGAATTTGGTAAAATTGGCGCGGGATTCCTCCAGGGGAATGGGCTTTTTATCCGGCCCGAGTGCGACGTATACCAATTCTGCCTCAGTGATTTTGGCAATGTTGTTCCAGCGTTTTGTCAGGCGTTCGGCAAAAACTTCCACTTTGACGGTGATGGAGGTACGTCCGATCTTGACAATTTCGGTATAGAACGAGACGACGTCTCCGACCATGACGGGAGCTTCGAAGGTCAGGCTGCTGATGGCGCGGGTGACGATGAACCGGCTGAGAGCGTAGCGCATGGCCGTATTGGCTCCGGCCAGGTCGACCTGGCTCATAATCCAGCCGCCGAACACATCGCCGTTCTGGTTGGTGTCCGATGGCATGGTCTCGACGCGAAGGGCCGGAATGCGGTCTTTGGGAAGTTCGATATCTTCGTGCATGGAATGAATGGGGGTATCCGGGTGGGGAGACGGATGGGAGCTTCCGCGTCCATGGGTCTCTCCCATCCGCTCCCCCTTGTCAAGGAGATACTCCCGTCATTCCTCAATGAGGATACGGAAGCCGACGTTGAAGACTTTCTGGTATCCTCTGTATGGGAGCCGGAAACTGGAGGTTGCTTTAAATGGACGGTCATACCAGGAACCGCCGCGCACGACGCGCATGGCGGTCTCGTCTGCTGTATCGTTACGTCCGTCGTTATGGTTGTATGGATAGGGTTTGTACTGGGAGCGTGTCCATTCCCAGACATTGCCGTGCATATCGTAGATATCCCATGAATTGGGACGGTAACGGCCTGTATCTTCCGAGACAAATCCTCCGTCGTCAATGGTTGTATCGCGCGGAATCCAGTCATCGTAGCGATTCGGATTGTCCAGAATCCGGGTGCTTTCGTAGAATTTGTGTGCTGTACAGGCTGCGAATTCCTGAAGGCGTTTATCTCCGAGATTAGCATATTTACCGAAGTCTGCCCCCAGATCTCCGAAGGAATAAGCCATTCCACTCCCGGCACGGCATGCCCATTCCCACTGAGCTTCCGTGGGCAGAGAAACTTTCAAACCAGTTTTTTCCGACAACCATTTGCAAAATGCGGAGGCTTCCTGCCAAGAGACACGAACGACCGGTTGCTTCGGTTTGTTCAGGGGATATCCCAGTCTGCCGAACTGGTAACCGTGACGGTGTTCCGTACGGCTGTCGTGATCTCTGCAGAAGGCGGCGAATTGTTCATTGGTGACTTCGAATTGGCCGATCCAAAACGGTTTGTGAATGGTTTGGACACTCATGGGCATTTCATCCGGCTGCCGAGAGCTACCCATGACGAAGCTCCCCCCCGGAACTTTGACAAGGTGCATTTCGATTCCGTCGGCAATATCGATGCTTTTCCTGATGTGTCCCAAGGCGATTTGGTGTTGGGCATTGTACCCGGAACCTGTTTTGTAGTAGGGCCAGCCTGGAAGGGAGGGAACGGTTGTATCTGGGAGGGCTTGCGGTTTTGGAAGTTCCGGGGTGATGTTCACCGGGCGTTCCGGGAGCCATTCCAGATCCGGAAGCCTAACTTGGAAAAGCGGGGCATATCGCGCTTTCAAGTTACACGCCTGCTTGGCCCTGTCGAAGCAAGGGATATCGGACCTCCTTCCATGGAAGGGAGCGTTCAAGTCGATCCAGCATGCCAGTTTGCGGCGTTCTTCATCGTTCAATTGAACGTTATGGTGGTTTTTGTCGAGAATTTGGAAGAGCTCCGTTTGGCTGGCATGGACATCCATGGGGGTGAGCATGTGCATGTCGCTTTCAATTCCCGGACGACGGACATACCGTTGGAGCTGGTAGTAGGATTCCGTAAATTTGCCGGAATAAGCGTGGTCTCCTCTTCCGGAAATACCGGAACTCCAGTCCGTTAACATTTTATCTCCTTTGAAATAAGGGAGTTGGGGACGCTCTGCGTTATGGCAGGAGATACATTTTTTATCCAAAATAGGTTGGATTTCATGTATGAAGCTGAACCCCCGTTCCTTGCCGTAAAACGGTTGGATGGGCTGAGGTGCCTTGAATGCAGAAATAGTCTGTCTGGCTTTGACGACGGCGTCGCGTTCTTCATGGCAGCCGATGCAGGAGACATTCTCGCCTGGCATGGCAGTGAACCAGCTTCTCATGATCTGAAGGGCTCTGCCGTTTTCATCCAGGGGCTGGACGAATATAGGTTCATTGGCAGGCACGGTGAACATGGCCGAACCATCCGGTTCGACATCGACTTCTCCCAGGATACGTTTGATATCCCACGGACCATCCAGCCCAATGGTACCTAGCAGGCCTCCCTGGCTCCAAGGAGAAAAACTGTAGGAGCCGATTCTGAGTTTTTTGACTGTTCCTCTCGGGATTCCTTTTAATCCATTGCCAAAGTAAACATCCTGCAGGAAGACTGAAGCTGTTTGGGACTCTGGGTTGACACGCGATGGGATAATAGGGGGAGCTGGGCGGCGTTCAATGACGACGGGTTCCAGAATGGCGGTATCTTCCTGTTGGGCAATAAGAGTCATATTGTTGAATACATCCACGAGATAGATACCCCACAACGCATGAGGAGAACGTTTCATGGATACAAGGAAATACTTGTCGCTGAGCGGATAAGGATGTAAGAATTGAGGCCATTTACCGTCGGGGAATCTATCTCGTACTTCGGGTTTGACCTTTTTACCACGGAAGGGGATTTCCGCCATGACGCCTTCGGCTTCATGGCGGCTGACCGATGGATCCAAGACGATCATTTGTCCTCCCCGTGAGACGCTATGATGCCCTCCCGCGATACCGACTAATTTACCCGATTTCCCAGGTATGGGCCGGGCTCCAAACAAGGCCGTAGGAAAGTAAGAGTTAGAACCGTAGAAGGCGAGCTGGCTTGTCCCATCAGGGTTCATCGTGAATAGTATGCGGCTATTCGAGTGGGGAAGATCCGCATATTCCCACCGTTGGTAGAGAATCATCCCGTTGTCCATGACGACGGGGTTCCAGTTGCTGTCTTGGTCAAATGTGAGTTGCCTGGACTTTTTCGTTTCTGGATTGTAGGAGAACAGTCCGCACATTTTGTTCATTCCATTGGTACAGGGAAGGCCCAGAAAGGTGGCCGTGGAACAGAAAATATAAGAACCATCGGGCGAGTAACAACCATCGAAACTATCAAAGTCCTTGTATTCGGGAGGCGTGAGCTGAGTGACTGTCTCGTCATTGAAATTCAACTCGAAGAGGTGCCATCTGTTTTCCGTCCCAATGGATGAAAACATGACTTTCTCGCCGGACCAGTGCGGCTCCGGATCCGAGATGATCATGCCTGGAGCGGGCT
This is a stretch of genomic DNA from Akkermansia sp. N21116. It encodes these proteins:
- a CDS encoding D-isomer specific 2-hydroxyacid dehydrogenase family protein, which gives rise to MNIAAFEVRDDERPFFARYGNREGLTLHLHPCPLSPSTLALAEGCEGVTTLGQSRLNRSLLQELRKMNIRYVSSRTVGVNHIDIRAAEEFGIQISHAEYSIHGIADFTIMLMLNCLRKYKQALFRGNVNDYSLTGLQGREMRHLTVGVIGTGSVGTAVIHSLSGFGCRILASSRHENPSLSGLAEYVPLDDLFRLSDIITLHVSLTESTRHLINRDTLAQMKDGVILINTARGSLIEVNALIEGIESQKIGALGVDVFENEESIFHQDRRSDIISNRDMAYIRQFPNTVMTQHMAFYTLEAVESMVRCGIENILSMDAADCSPENPPPCLS
- a CDS encoding heavy metal translocating P-type ATPase, producing the protein MSCHHSKPQEDAPGGCARDPVCGMDVSPDSPLKTSFKGREYHFCSRHCLEKFEANPEQYIGDSQLVSTVPVPEGTFYTCPMHPEVRLDHPGSCPKCGMALEPEIPSAGEQEENPELADFKRRFYGSLPFTVVLSVLAMGGHVTDLMRPSVQNWVELALAVPVVLWAGWPLLVRGWDSVRTGNPNMWTLIGLGTVVSFLYSVAATVAPGWFPVTFMSHGTIPVYFEAAAIIMTLSLLGQILENMARARTAEAIRSLINLAPVSARVVLPDGTEKDIPLGGVHPGDILRVCPGEKVPVDGTLRDGESDVDESMLTGEPIPVPRRPGDRLIGATLNTTGTFTMTAEAVGSDTVLSRIVGQVAQAQRSKAPMQRIADRVARYFVLAVVIIAVLTFLSWGIWGTYPSWGHGFINAVAVLIVACPCALGLATPMSMMVASGKAASLGILFRDAAALEALRKVNMLVVDKTGTLTEGRPGMSGMNVLQKDGEDALLALCASLERNSEHPIARAFVREAEHRKLAFSPVEGFMSHPGGGVSGRVEGRDVLLGSAEMLQDSKVDVLPLASWTEQERGRGEVVLFAAVDGKLAGAFSLSDKLRESTKDALAALKQRGIHIVMASGDAPATAGFIARELGIVEYHGGMTPAGKQKLVQSLKAKGYVVAMAGDGVNDAPALAEADVGIAMGTGADVAMQSCAVTLVKGNLKVVSTAFDLSAATVGNMKSNLAFAFVYNGLGIPIAAGALYPVWGILMSPVIAAAAMCLSSVSVILNALRLRRFHPENREA
- a CDS encoding acyl-CoA thioesterase — encoded protein: MGETHGRGSSHPSPHPDTPIHSMHEDIELPKDRIPALRVETMPSDTNQNGDVFGGWIMSQVDLAGANTAMRYALSRFIVTRAISSLTFEAPVMVGDVVSFYTEIVKIGRTSITVKVEVFAERLTKRWNNIAKITEAELVYVALGPDKKPIPLEESRANFTKFCPL
- a CDS encoding SUMF1/EgtB/PvdO family nonheme iron enzyme, whose translation is MKDDILQRLNDFDSQACLLALKDQSPHPDTYTLPPELAAQMKELEQLRTQLQDMSPPDNNDGAIARAAELLKSVDNALLSNPLIRGKKVLAIKRHFPGSARQRTGGGLGLAPSNFQNNSEIGNPAKGWDNEFVFFEIGNREIREQNAYKPAPGMIISDPEPHWSGEKVMFSSIGTENRWHLFELNFNDETVTQLTPPEYKDFDSFDGCYSPDGSYIFCSTATFLGLPCTNGMNKMCGLFSYNPETKKSRQLTFDQDSNWNPVVMDNGMILYQRWEYADLPHSNSRILFTMNPDGTSQLAFYGSNSYFPTALFGARPIPGKSGKLVGIAGGHHSVSRGGQMIVLDPSVSRHEAEGVMAEIPFRGKKVKPEVRDRFPDGKWPQFLHPYPLSDKYFLVSMKRSPHALWGIYLVDVFNNMTLIAQQEDTAILEPVVIERRPAPPIIPSRVNPESQTASVFLQDVYFGNGLKGIPRGTVKKLRIGSYSFSPWSQGGLLGTIGLDGPWDIKRILGEVDVEPDGSAMFTVPANEPIFVQPLDENGRALQIMRSWFTAMPGENVSCIGCHEERDAVVKARQTISAFKAPQPIQPFYGKERGFSFIHEIQPILDKKCISCHNAERPQLPYFKGDKMLTDWSSGISGRGDHAYSGKFTESYYQLQRYVRRPGIESDMHMLTPMDVHASQTELFQILDKNHHNVQLNDEERRKLACWIDLNAPFHGRRSDIPCFDRAKQACNLKARYAPLFQVRLPDLEWLPERPVNITPELPKPQALPDTTVPSLPGWPYYKTGSGYNAQHQIALGHIRKSIDIADGIEMHLVKVPGGSFVMGSSRQPDEMPMSVQTIHKPFWIGQFEVTNEQFAAFCRDHDSRTEHRHGYQFGRLGYPLNKPKQPVVRVSWQEASAFCKWLSEKTGLKVSLPTEAQWEWACRAGSGMAYSFGDLGADFGKYANLGDKRLQEFAACTAHKFYESTRILDNPNRYDDWIPRDTTIDDGGFVSEDTGRYRPNSWDIYDMHGNVWEWTRSQYKPYPYNHNDGRNDTADETAMRVVRGGSWYDRPFKATSSFRLPYRGYQKVFNVGFRILIEE